One window of the Manihot esculenta cultivar AM560-2 chromosome 14, M.esculenta_v8, whole genome shotgun sequence genome contains the following:
- the LOC110599711 gene encoding myosin IB heavy chain, which yields MKNYRRVQVDGGGSTVDKNYDNEDGGRMRLKPSGNNANENQEPFSGINVRRKASFHRDIKRDYLDIPSHPYLMKVLQKRGDSHVFFADKVMKFTGSGKMKRHILLITNIAIYIVDPETDALKRRIVLAAVEKISLSELSDNFFAIIIPTEYDILMASKRKTEIVTVLFEAIKNASNYELELVFSNSFKYNATAELVKEVQFEEVEGGVKTRILRK from the exons ATGAAGAATTACCGGAGAGTACAAGTCGACGGTGGCGGCTCCACcgtagataaaaattatgataacGAAGATGGGGGTAGAATGCGATTGAAACCATCGGGGAACAATGCGAACGAAAATCAAGAGCCCTTCTCGGGCATCAATGTTCGAAGAAAAGCATCCTTCCATAGAGATATAAAAAGAGACTACCTGGACATTCCTTCGCATCCCTACTTGATGAAGGTTTTGCAAAAACGAG GTGACAGCCATGTTTTTTTTGCTGATAAAGTTATGAAATTCACTGGTTCAGGGAAGATGAAGcgacatatattattaataacgaACATTGCCATTTATATTGTTGACCCAGAGACTGATGCACTTAAACGGCGCATAGTATTAGCCGCTGTAGAGAAGATATCTTTGAGTGAATTAAGTGATAATTTCTTCGCAATCATCATTCCAACAGAGTATGATATACTTATGGCTAGTAAGCGAAAGACTGAAATTGTGACTGTACTATTTGAAGCTATAAAGAATGCATCTAACTACGAACTTGAGCTGGTTTTCTCCAATAG TTTCAAGTATAATGCAACTGCTGAATTGGTGAAGGAAGTTCAATTTGAGGAAGTCGAAG GTGGAGTTAAAACTAGAATTCTGAGGAAGTGA
- the LOC110599710 gene encoding probable inactive receptor kinase At4g23740, translating into MKMNLLFIFSAILFFGSVSLPAIAEPVEDKQALLDFLHNIHHSHSLNWKQSSSVCSKWTGVTCNGDQSRVVALRLPGEGIQGPIPPNTLSRLSAIQILSLRSNGISGSFPSDFSKLENLTSLYLQFNNFSGPLPTDFSMWKNLSILDLSNNRFNGSIPTSISNLTHLTSLNLANNSLSGVIPDINVPSLQSLNLANNNLTGSVPLSLLRFPSWAFSGNNLSSESAIPPALPLQPPTPQPPRKANKLSEPAILGIVLGGCVLAFVIIAMLMVCCYSKKDKEGGLPTKSQKKEVSLEKNASESQDKNNRLVFFEGCNLAFDLEDLLRASAEVLGKGTFGTTYKAALEDATTVVVKRLKEVPVAKKEFEQQMEVIGSIRHPNVSALRAYYYSKDEKLTVSDYYEQGSVSAMLHGKRGEGRIPLDWETRLKIAIGAARGIAHIHTQNGGKLVHGNIKASNIFLNSEGYGCISDIGLAALMSPMPPPAMRAAGYRAPEVTDSRKATNSSDVYSFGVLLLELLTGKSPIHSTGGDEAVHLVRWVHSVVREEWTAEVFDIELLRYPNIEEEMVEMLQIGMNCVVRMPEQRPKMPDIVKMVEDIRRGSIENRPSTETNLETAVSTPTPQAADEASTSAPPPQ; encoded by the exons ATGAAAATGAACCTCTTGTTCATTTTCTCTGCAATTCTCTTCTTTGGATCAGTTTCTTTACCAGCCATTGCAGAGCCAGTTGAAGATAAACAAGCTTTGCTAGATTTCCTTCACAATATTCATCACTCGCACTCTCTCAATTGGAAGCAGAGCTCCTCTGTATGCAGTAAGTGGACAGGAGTGACCTGCAATGGTGATCAGTCTAGAGTTGTAGCCCTCAGATTGCCTGGAGAAGGAATTCAAGGCCCCATACCACCAAACACTCTCAGTCGCCTGTCGGCAATTCAGATTCTGAGCCTCAGATCAAATGGCATATCAGGTTCTTTCCCTTCAGATTTCTCCAAACTTGAAAACTTGACCAGCCTTTATCTTCAATTCAACAACTTCTCAGGCCCATTGCCTACAGATTTCTCAATGTGGAAGAACCTTTCAATTCTTGATCTGTCAAATAATAGGTTTAATGGAAGCATTCCAACCTCAATCTCAAATTTGACACACCTTACCTCTTTGAACCTCGCTAACAACTCGCTTTCAGGTGTTATTCCTGATATAAATGTCCCTAGTTTGCAGTCTCTAAATTTAGCCAACAATAATCTCACTGGAAGCGTGCCACTGTCTCTTCTAAGGTTTCCAAGTTGGGCATTTTCTGGTAACAATCTTTCATCAGAAAGTGCCATTCCTCCAGCCCTTCCACTTCAGCCACCAACTCCTCAACCACCAAGGAAAGCCAATAAACTAAGTGAACCTGCAATATTGGGGATTGTACTAGGCGGCTGCGTTCTTGCATTTGTAATCATTGCTATGTTGATGGTTTGCTGTTACTCGAAGAAGGACAAGGAAGGTGGATTACCTACGAAGTCGCAAAAGAAGGAGGTATCTTTAGAGAAAAATGCTTCAGAAAGCCAAGATAAGAATAATAGGCTTGTGTTCTTCGAGGGTTGTAATCTTGCATTTGACTTGGAGGACTTGTTGAGAGCATCTGCTGAAGTGCTTGGGAAGGGAACTTTTGGAACAACCTACAAGGCTGCTCTTGAGGATGCAACCACAGTAGTGGtgaagaggttgaaggaagtgCCTGTGGCTAAGAAAGAGTTTGAACAGCAGATGGAAGTGATTGGAAGTATTAGGCACCCAAATGTATCTGCTCTAAGGGCATATTACTATTCAAAGGATGAGAAGCTTACAGTGAGTGATTACTACGAACAGGGGAGTGTTTCTGCAATGCTACACG GTAAAAGAGGGGAAGGCAGGATTCCATTAGATTGGGAAACGAGGCTGAAAATTGCAATTGGTGCCGCAAGAGGCATTGCTCATATCCACACACAGAATGGTGGCAAACTTGTCCATGGAAACATCAAGGCCTCAAACATTTTCCTAAATTCTGAGGGATATGGCTGCATATCCGATATTGGTTTGGCAGCATTGATGAGTCCAATGCCGCCACCAGCAATGAGGGCTGCAGGGTACCGTGCCCCTGAAGTAACAGATTCTAGGAAAGCAACTAATTCATCTGATGTCTACAGCTTTGGGGTCTTGCTGCTTGAGCTTCTGACTGGAAAATCCCCTATACATTCCACAGGTGGAGATGAGGCTGTTCACTTGGTGAGGTGGGTGCATTCTGTGGTGAGGGAGGAATGGACAGCTGAAGTATTTGACATTGAACTTTTAAGATACCCTAATATTGAGGAGGAAATGGTAGAGATGTTACAAATAGGAATGAATTGTGTGGTGAGGATGCCAGAGCAGAGACCAAAAATGCCTGATATAGTGAAAATGGTAGAGGACATTCGAAGAGGGAGTATCGAGAACCGACCATCTACTGAAACTAATTTAGAAACAGCAGTTTCAACCCCGACGCCACAGGCTGCAGATGAAGCTTCCACTTCAGCTCCACCTCCACAGTGA
- the LOC110599889 gene encoding uncharacterized protein LOC110599889, which translates to MDYDFRNRAASPYDQIPIYRTSSSSSAPSSHPMYGQSLYPRIGQQGHAAVPPSGRHSSYHQTSAPSPSSSGLGIRVAVKPEYRITPPPQLSPQVGDIPRSSFQFDFEFERKILAEAEKESQNWSKLGLENLPSKTTESTSSLGSTVDPVVSKYIRSGLKPEAVPFAVANYGDNPTKVQEFVNGYSLLREMGFASNSVAEALLMYDNDTDKALAHFLNNSS; encoded by the exons ATGGATTACGATTTCAGGAACAGGGCAGCTTCACCATACGATCAAATCCCTATTTATAGGACGTCTTCTTCGTCATCGGCTCCGTCTAGCCACCCTATGTACGGACAGTCTCTCTATCCGAGAATCGGTCAACAGGGCCACGCGGCAGTGCCTCCCTCAGGCCGCCACTCCTCATATCACCAGACCTCCGCTCCTTCGCCCTCTTCTT CAGGATTAGGCATTCGAGTTGCTGTAAAGCCAGAGTATCGGATCACTCCTCCG CCTCAGCTATCGCCACAAGTGGGAGATATTCCACGGAGTAGCTTCCAGTTTGATTTTGAGTTTGAACGAAAAATTTTAGCTGAAGCAGAGAAGGAAAGCCAGAACTGGAGCAAGCTTGGGTTGGAAAATCTTCCATCAAAAACAACAGAATCAACTTCTTCATTG GGTTCAACTGTAGATCCTGTAGTGAGCAAATACATAAGATCAGGACTCAAGCCAGAAGCTGTTCCTTTCGCCGTTGCTAACTATGGAGACAATCCAACTAAG GTTCAAGAATTTGTCAATGGCTACAGCCTTTTAAGAGAAATGGGATTTGCATCGAACAGCGTAGCTGAAGCTTTACTCATGTATGACAATGACACGGACAAGGCGTTGGCACATTTTCTCAACAATTCGTCGTGA